In Marinobacter sp. LQ44, the following are encoded in one genomic region:
- the epmA gene encoding EF-P lysine aminoacylase EpmA gives MTDQPVWQPSASREHLKSRAQQLAWVRGFFAERGVLEVETPVLGRHGVTDINLDGIVAAVNAAGVSGGWLQTSPEYHMKRLLAAGSGCIYQIARVFRNGERGSRHNPEFSLLEWYRVGLDDKAMMAEVADLVCGWLGCDRPDVLTYREALQALAGIDPMAITDHDLYQYCQQWLEQEQLAGMGRDDCLDLVMSFKVEPLLGRGRPVFITRYPASQAALARVVSDGDGYPVAHRFELYIDGLELCNGYWELTDPVEQRARFEQDNRRRKAAGKGEMAVDQSFLAALDAGLPECSGVALGLDRLLMLKTGAERIEDVLAFPIERA, from the coding sequence ATGACCGATCAGCCTGTCTGGCAGCCTTCTGCCTCGCGGGAGCATCTTAAAAGCCGTGCACAACAGCTAGCCTGGGTGCGCGGCTTTTTTGCAGAGCGGGGTGTTTTGGAGGTGGAAACGCCGGTGCTCGGCCGGCATGGCGTCACCGATATCAACCTCGACGGTATCGTGGCGGCGGTCAACGCTGCGGGAGTTTCCGGCGGCTGGTTGCAGACCTCCCCTGAATATCACATGAAACGCCTGCTGGCGGCGGGCTCGGGATGTATCTATCAGATTGCCCGGGTATTCCGTAATGGCGAGCGTGGTAGCCGCCATAACCCCGAATTTTCGTTGCTGGAATGGTACCGGGTGGGCCTGGACGACAAGGCGATGATGGCCGAAGTGGCTGACCTGGTGTGTGGCTGGCTGGGATGTGATCGCCCGGATGTGCTGACCTACCGTGAGGCCCTGCAGGCGCTTGCCGGCATCGATCCGATGGCCATCACGGATCACGACCTGTACCAGTACTGTCAGCAATGGCTGGAGCAGGAGCAGTTGGCCGGCATGGGGCGTGATGATTGCCTGGACCTGGTGATGAGTTTCAAGGTGGAGCCACTGTTGGGGCGGGGCCGGCCGGTGTTCATTACCCGGTATCCGGCTAGCCAGGCAGCATTGGCCAGGGTTGTCTCAGACGGCGATGGCTACCCGGTAGCGCATCGATTCGAGCTCTACATCGACGGGCTTGAGTTGTGCAACGGTTACTGGGAGCTGACCGATCCGGTTGAGCAGCGAGCCCGGTTCGAACAGGACAACCGCCGCCGAAAAGCAGCGGGCAAGGGGGAGATGGCGGTTGATCAGAGTTTTCTGGCAGCCCTGGACGCCGGGCTGCCCGAGTGTTCCGGTGTGGCCCTGGGCTTGGACCGCCTGCTGATGCTGAAAACCGGGGCTGAGCGGATAGAAGACGTGCTGGCGTTTCCGATCGAGCGCGCCTGA
- the efp gene encoding elongation factor P: protein MASYSTNEFRSGLKVLLDGDPCIMLENEFVKPGKGQAFNRVKLRNLMTNRVWERTFKSGESLEAADVMDQDMEYLYTDGEFWHFMLTDGSFEQYAADAKAVGDTVKWLKEQDVYTVTLYNGAPLTVTPPNFVELEVVDTDPGMKGDTAQGGSKPATLSTGAVVNVPLFITIGEVLKVDTRSGEYVNRVKSS from the coding sequence ATGGCTTCATATTCTACCAACGAATTTCGCAGCGGTCTCAAAGTTTTGCTGGATGGCGATCCCTGTATCATGCTGGAGAACGAGTTCGTCAAGCCCGGTAAGGGGCAGGCGTTCAACCGCGTTAAATTGCGCAACCTTATGACCAACCGCGTCTGGGAGCGTACGTTCAAATCCGGTGAGAGTCTGGAAGCCGCGGACGTGATGGACCAGGACATGGAATACCTGTACACCGACGGTGAGTTCTGGCATTTCATGCTGACCGACGGCTCCTTCGAACAGTACGCCGCCGATGCCAAGGCAGTGGGCGACACCGTAAAGTGGCTGAAAGAGCAGGATGTTTACACCGTGACCCTGTACAACGGCGCGCCGCTCACCGTTACACCGCCGAACTTTGTCGAGCTGGAAGTAGTGGATACCGATCCGGGTATGAAAGGTGACACCGCCCAGGGTGGTTCCAAGCCGGCAACACTGTCTACCGGCGCAGTGGTGAACGTACCCTTGTTCATCACCATTGGCGAAGTGCTGAAAGTGGATACCCGCTCTGGCGAGTACGTTAACCGCGTCAAGAGCAGCTGA